In Labrys monachus, the genomic stretch CTTCGCCCGCCAGCTCGCCTCGCCCTTCCCGCTGCTGGCCGCCGCGGGCGCGAAGACCCGCCGCATCGAGATCGGCACGGCGGTGATCGACATGCGCTACGAGAACCCGCTCTACATGGCCGAGGATGCCGGCGCGGCCGACCTCATCGCCGGCGGCCGCCTGCAACTGGGCATCAGCCGGGGCTCGCCCGAGCAGGTCATCGACGGCTGGCGCCATTTCGGCTATCGCCCGGCGGAGGGCCAGAGCGACGCCGACATGGGCCGGCACCATGCCGAAGTCCTGCTCGACATGCTGCGCGGCCAGGGCTTTGCCCAGCCCAATCCCCGTCCGATGTTCCCCAACCCGCCGGGCCTGCTGCGCCTCGAGCCCTATTCCGAGGGCCTGCGCGAGCGGATCTGGTGGGGCGCCGGCTCCAACGCCACCGCGGCCTGGGCGGCCAAGCTCGGCATGAACCTGCAGAGCTCGACGCTCAAGGACGACGAGACCGGCGAGCCCTTCCACGTCCAGCAGGCCGCGCAGATCCGGATCTTCCGTGCCGGCTGGAAGGAGGCCGGCCATGCGCGCGAGCCGAGGGTCTCGGTGAGCCGCAGCATCTTCCCGCTGGTCGATGATCGCGACCGCGCCTATTTCGGGCGCGGCGGCGAGGAGGCCGACCAGGTCGGCTTCATCGACGAGAAGACCCGGGCGATCTTCGGCCGCGGCTACGCCGCCGAGCCGGCCCGCCTCGTCGAGCAGCTCAGGCAGGACGAAGCCGTCGCCGAAGCCGACACGCTGCTGCTGACCATCCCCAACCAGCTCGGTGTCGCCTATTGCGCGCATGTCATCGAGGCGATCCTGAAACAGGTCGCCCCCGCGCTCGGCTGGCGCTGAGGCGCGCCCGCCGGTCGAGATGCGGCCTCTCCCGGGTGCGCGGACGTCTCGTCCGCTCTGGAAACGCCGCGCTCGAAGGTTGAAACATTGCACTTGGGGGTCGGCATCTATCCTGGGACCGCGGGCGTCTCGCCCGCTCTGGAAACGCCGCGCCCGGAGGTTGAAACGTCGCACTTGGGGGTTGGCAAGAGCGGGCGAGACGCCCGCGGTCCCAGGGAAGGCGCTCCCAGGGAAGAACGTCGGACCGGCCCGGGCACGCGTCTTCGTCGCCGCGCCCTGTCCGGGCCGGATTGCGCAAGGGAAGATCGGGGCGACGACGGCTGGTCTCGTGTCAGCCGTGGTGCGGTATAGGATCGTGGTCGTGAGGAATCGTGGCCTCGCATGTTGTGCAAGGCCGCCGTCGCCCCTTTCCCGCCAGGCCGGGGCGCGCCAACAGGCAACGCGCCGAAGCCCGGCTCTCTCCCATCGATCCGGACCAAGCCTTCGGCCTGACCCCAGAGTGCCGGACGGGAGGCATCGCCGGCGCCGGAGGGCACGGTTCCCTCCATCACCAGTCCTGCCGGACAGGCCTCGCGCCCTTCACCGCTTCCGGGCCAGGGAAGCCGTTGGGACGCGCAAGCCTCACCCACGGAACGGGCGGGACAGGGGCCTTGGCGGACGGCTTATATCTTCGCCGCACCCCGCCGGCCGGGCAGCCGGGTCCCCGTGCTGCTGCGGCCGCGGACGCTGCGGGCCGGGTTTGCCGGCCGCCGGCGTCCGACAAGGCGATCCGGCCTGGAAGGCCGGCGCCTCTCCTGTCTCGCGCGGGATCTGCGGCAGGCCCGAAGGCGGCCCGATCCCGGCACAGTTCCTCATCAAGCCCCGTGTACAGACCTGACGGCCGGGTGATCGCACACCCGGCGCTACCGGATGTCGGCGGTCCCGGCATCGCGCCTGGAGAAGACGCAATGGGGCGGTCTGCAGCGATCCCTTTCGGCGCCGGCCCAGCCATGGTTTCCAACACCATGACAGAGCGGACAGGCGCCTCAATGCGGCTGGCGCGCCGCAGGCGAACCGGGATCGGCCGGAGTGGGTGGAAGGCACGGGGCGGTATCGCGAACCTTGGCCCCGCCGCGCTTCGTTCCGAGGGAAAGTAGGCCATGGCAAAGGGCGGATGTCAAGGTTTGTACTCGTTTTGTTCCTGCCTCTGCCCTTCCCTGGGAAACACCCCCTTGCTGCAGCCGGGGTTACAGGAACGCCGATCTCTCGAAGCCGGATTCGGCCGGGCGCATGGAACCAATGACGGGCGGTATCGTTAAGTCGTAGCTTTGATATGACGCTGGCGTACCCTGCTCACGGGGTAGGCGGCGATCCGAAGAGAATGGCATCATGAAAATTTCATCCAGATTTCGCTCCATCGCCGTGGCGGCTATCGCTGCAGCAGGCATCAGTTCGGCCGGGGCCGCCTATGCCGATAGCGGCACGATCAGCTTCGCCGTCTACAAGGCTGCGTTCTTCGTGGGCGGCTCCGGCGGCCAGGGCACGCTGACCTTCCATGGCCGGCGCTATCCCGTCTCGATCGGCGGCATCTCGGGAGGCCTCGCCTTCGGCGCTTCCAAGACCTATTTCCACGGCCGGGTTACGCATATCCGTCGCGTCAGCGATGTGGCGGGCGTCTACGGTGCCGCGGGCGGCGGCGGCGCTGTCATCAGAGGCGCCCAGATGATCGTCATGACCAATGGCAAGGGCGCCCAGCTCGAACTCACCGGCAGGCAGGTCGGCCTGCAGGTCAATGCCGACGTCACCGGCCTCGCGATCACCGTCAAGTAAGGGCCTTTCCCGGGCCCCTGGGCCATGTGCGCTAATCTCGAATCGTGAAGCGCAACGCTGGGGCCTGCCCTCCCCCCTGTGGGGAGGGAATGGAAGGGTGGGGGGCGAGACACCAGGCTCGCGCGAGCAAAGTGGGCCCGTCCCCTTCCCTGCCCCGGCCAGGCTTATGCTCCGGCTGACGTAAAGATCTGAATCACGGTGACTTTGAGTGAGGATGGGCGCCGTGTCGGAGCGCCAGCCCTCCCCCAACGTCACCGTCATTGTTTGTCGCCGCCGGCTGGTTCCTTCTCGGAGGCACGCCGAAGAGATGCATCGGTATCCGAATTGGGGTATATGCCGATGGCTTCTCCGGGCGGGCAACGACACAAGGGAACTCCGAGATCATGATCATGGACGATGGGATTGCCGGTGCCGGCGAGATGGACAAGGTTGCCCGGCCGGGCCTCCGGGCGGGACTTCTCGATCGCCGGTCGTTTCTGTTCGGCTCTGCCGCCGTCGGGATGAGCGCGCTGGGGCTCGCCGGCTGCGCGACCGACGGCATGAGCCTCGCCGAGGCCGAGAAGATCTACGGGCCGGTGCCCGACGAGAAATTCCCGGTTCCGGCGGTCAATCTCGGCAAGCTCGATTCGAAATATTATCGCCGCAGGGTGCGCTACGACAGCAAGGAAGCCGCCGGCACCATCATCATCGATCCCGGCAAGCATTATGTCTACCGCATCGAAGGCGACGGCAGCGCCACCCGCTATGGCGCCAATGTCGGCCGCGCAGGCTTCCTGTGGAGCGGCGAAGCCTATGTCGGGCGCAAGGCCGAATGGGCGACCTGGACGCCGCCCAAGGAGATGATGGCGCGCCAGCCCGAGGCGCGCAAATATGCCGGTGGCATGCCCGGCGGCCTCGGCAACCCGCTCGGTGCCCGCACGCTCTACCTCTATCAGAACGGCGCCTACACGCTCTATACGATCTACAGCACCAGCGTGCCCCAATCGATCGGCACCGGCGTGACGAGCGGCTGTACCGGCCTCCTCACCCAGGACATGCTCGACCTCTATCCGCGCACGCCGGTCAAGACGAAGGTGATCGTCCTGCCGGCGTAGGCGGCGGCTTCGGCCTGCCGCGACGTTCGGATGCGTAGCCGCGGCAGGGCGGAACCCGATCGCTTCGCCTTGAAGGCATCTATGCGAAAACCGCCATCGCATTCGAACAATCGGAATTCGATGGCTCAGCCTCATTCCGCGCGACCGGGAATTGCAGCCACGCCATCGATCGCCTCAACCAGACCGTCACGATGCTGCCGGCGAAATCCGTGATGTCTCGCGAAACCTCGGGAGGCCTCGCTGAGCCCCCAAGGATATGACCGGGCTGAACGGGATAATGAACAGCCACCGCCTGCTTGGCGGCCTCGGCCGGACGGTGATCGATCTCGCGACGACCGCCCTCCGCATCGACCACGACGCCCCCTCGGGCATCCTCGCCGGCACCATCGTCGAAGGCCTCGATGCGGTGGTGCTGACGATGCTGGAGGCCCTGAACGAGGCATCCCCCGAAGCCCGGGAGCATTTCCACGCCATAACCCGCGACCGCGCAAACGTGATGCAGCCCCTCCGCCAGGCCTATCTGGCGGCCGAACCGGACCTGTCGATGGCGCAAAAGGGCGCCATTCTCATCCTGACCAACCTCGCCGAACGCGCCCTCGGGCTGCTCGGCCAATTCGCCGACCAGGAAAAGGCAACGGAGCGGGAACAGGCGGGTTGAGGGGACTGGGACGGGCAGCGACGAGGGCCGGACGGGGCGGCCCACCGCGAGGGATTGCCTGTGGGATACGCTACCGAGATGGCGCCAGGAAAAGCCATTCGCTCGCAGCCGAATAGCGGACATTCATCTCCGCGCCCCTAAGTGGACATTCACTTACTCTGGCGTCGATCCCGAAAGCTGACGTCTATTCATATAGCGACGATCGCGCGTTTGAGTGGGAAGCCGACTGGCAGCCTTTCGCGGGAAGAACGAGTTACCCGACACTCCGCTACTGCGGGGCGACCAGCTGCTAGTACCTCAATTCTAGCTAAGCACTTCTCTCAGCCGCATCCGGCGCCAAAGCCCTCGGCTGATCGCCACCATCTTCGTCGGCGTCTTCGACGATGACACCTTCCAGAAACTGGCTATGTTTTTCCTGCAGATATCTGATCGCGGTACTTTCGTCGGCGGAATGCTGCAGATGCTCTTGGAAGAACTGAAGCCGAGCCCGATTTTCCTCGATGAGCTCGCCCCAGGTCTTGATACCGACGATATGCCGCGGCCCCCGCGCGATCAGGCGGCGCTCGCGATCTGGACCACTTTCGATCTCATGCTTTGCGAAGTCGTCATAGGCGTTGGAGACCAGCCAGAAGTGCCAGCGCACGCCGTCGACGGTCGAGAACCGCTCGTCTGACGTGACGGCGATCGCGTATTTTTTTGCCTGCGTGATCTCGTCGGCGCCGATCTTCACCTTCGGCGCCTTGAGCTCGACGATCATGT encodes the following:
- a CDS encoding LLM class flavin-dependent oxidoreductase encodes the protein MKKIGFLSFGHWTPSSQSETRTAADALLQSIDLAVAAEELGADGAYFRVHHFARQLASPFPLLAAAGAKTRRIEIGTAVIDMRYENPLYMAEDAGAADLIAGGRLQLGISRGSPEQVIDGWRHFGYRPAEGQSDADMGRHHAEVLLDMLRGQGFAQPNPRPMFPNPPGLLRLEPYSEGLRERIWWGAGSNATAAWAAKLGMNLQSSTLKDDETGEPFHVQQAAQIRIFRAGWKEAGHAREPRVSVSRSIFPLVDDRDRAYFGRGGEEADQVGFIDEKTRAIFGRGYAAEPARLVEQLRQDEAVAEADTLLLTIPNQLGVAYCAHVIEAILKQVAPALGWR
- a CDS encoding L,D-transpeptidase; this translates as MIMDDGIAGAGEMDKVARPGLRAGLLDRRSFLFGSAAVGMSALGLAGCATDGMSLAEAEKIYGPVPDEKFPVPAVNLGKLDSKYYRRRVRYDSKEAAGTIIIDPGKHYVYRIEGDGSATRYGANVGRAGFLWSGEAYVGRKAEWATWTPPKEMMARQPEARKYAGGMPGGLGNPLGARTLYLYQNGAYTLYTIYSTSVPQSIGTGVTSGCTGLLTQDMLDLYPRTPVKTKVIVLPA